The Polyangium mundeleinium genome contains the following window.
CGATCGTGATGAAATGCCTCGAACGGGATCCTTCGAGGCGATACGATTCGGCGCGGGCGCTCGCGGAGGATTTGCAGCGCTACCTCGACGGCGAGCCGATCCTGGCCAAACGGGCCTCGATCGGATACGTGCTCCGGAAAAAGGTACGTAAGAACAAACTCCTGGCGTCGGTCTTGGCGCTCGGGGCCGTGTCGTCGCTCGTCTTCGGGGGCGTGTGGGTGCGGGCGCAACGACAGGCGGCGGAGCAGGCGGAGCTCGCGCGGGATCTCGGCGAGGGCGTGAAGGAAATGGAGCTCTTCCTGCGGGCGGCGTATGCGTATCCGCTGCACGACGTGGAGCGGGAGCGGGACATCGTGCGCGCGCGGCTCGGGGAAATCGCGCAGCGAATGGCGGCCGCGGGGAAGGTGGGGGAGGGACCGGGGCATTACGCGATCGGGCGCGGGCACCTCGCGCTCGGGGATCCGGAGGGGGCGCGGGAGCACCTGGAGAAGGCGATCGCGGCGGGGTATTCGTCGCCGGATCTACGTTATGCGCTCGGGCGGGCGATCGGCGAGATCTATCAGCGGGCGCTCGCCGAGACGCGGCGGATCACGAACGAGGAGGAGCGAAAGAAGAAGGTCGCGGAGCTTTCGAGGGAGCTGCGGGATCCGGCGCTCGGACATTTGCGGGCGGCGATGGGGGCGCGGATCGAGGTGCCGGCCTATGCGGAGGGGCTCATCGCGCTGTACGAGGGGAAAAACGAGGAAGCCGCTGCGAAGGCGCGGGAGGCCTTCGAGAAGGCGCCCTGGATGCACGAGGCGAAGAAGCTCGAAGCGGACGCGCTCTTCGCCGAGGGGAGCAAGTATCGGCACGACGCGGCGTTCGATCACGAGAAGATGAAATCGTATTTCGAGCCGGCGGCGCGGGCCTATGCGGCCGCGGCGAACATGGGACGGAGTGATCCGGAGGTGCACCGGGCGGAGTGCGAGTTGTGGGAGAAGATGGGGTGGGCGGCGCTGAACAGCAATGCGGACAGGCAGGTCCCGTTCGAGGCCGGCGTCGAGGCTTGCCATCGAGCCGTGCAGGCGAGCAGCCGAGACGGGAGGTCGCTCGTGCAACGCGCGTTGTTCCTCGTCGCGCGCGCCAATGCCGTGTCCAGCAGCAGCAACGCCAAGGATTCGGCGCAGGCCACCGCCCAGGCCGCAGTTGACGCTGCTGAGGAGGCCGTGCGCGCGCGCCCGCAGGACGTGATGGCGCGATATGCGGTCGCCACGGCTTTGCACGAGCGCGCGAAGGTGCGCTTCGCGCGCGGGGAGGAGGAGGTCTCCGTCGAGGAGGTCATTGTCGCGTACGAGCGCACCCAGGAGCTCGATCCGCTCTTCACATGGGCTTACAACGAGCTCGGGCAGGTGTACATGCTCGCGTCGGACGTCGCACGGTTGCGGAGCCAGGACGGACGGGGCGCGCTGGAGAATGCACGGCGGCAGTTCGAGCGCGCGCTTTCGCTCGATCCGGCATTTTCGTTGCCTGCATTCATGACGGTCGAAGTGCTCGTGATGCTCCTGGAGCAGGACATCGATCAGGGGAAAAATGCAGACGCGACTGTCACGGCTTTGCTCGGAGGCCTCTCCCGGCTCGAAGGGCGGAAGGACCATCCTTGGCGCACGGCCTTCTGGCGAGCGCGAGCGAATCGCATGATCGCGACGTACGAGGCCGCGCTCGGCCGTGATCCCGGCGGATATACCCGCGCCGCCATCGCGGAGATTCATGCGTTTGCCGGCGAGTCGCCCAGGGATGCATTTTTCCTCGGGGAGATCGCGCGATGTCACCTCGTCGAGGCGAGGCACGCGCTCCGCCGAGGCATCGACCCCGAGGCGCTGCTCGGCGCCGCGCGGCAGGCCGTGCGGGAGGCCGATTCGGTTCGTGGTACGACGACCCTGTCGAACCGCATCCTCGCTGCGCGCATCGAGCTCGAGCGCGTCCGGGCCGTCACGCAGCTCGGCCGGGCGCGCGCGTCGAGCTTCGAGCCGGTATTCGAGCTCGTGGAGCCCACGCTGCAAAAGCAGAACGACCAGCCACAGCTTCACCGGATTCTGGCGGAGGTATACGCCCTGCGAGCGGCCTTCACGTGGAAGAGCGGCGCGAATCCGCGATCGGACATCGACGCCGGCCTGCAGAGGATCGAAATGGCGCTCGCCAAGAATCCGCACATGGCATCGGCGTTTGCCGTTCGAGGGCAGCTTTATCTCATCGAGGCCCGGAGCGCGCACGCAAAGGCCGAGCGCGTGGAGGCGGCGTCGCGCGCGAGGGCCGCATTCGACGCGGCGTTCCAGGAAAACGAGCTCCTCCGGAAGGACCATGAGGATGACAACCGGGAGGTCGAGGCGTTTCTCCGCTGACAACTCGGGTGATGGCTGAAGCCTGCGCCTCGTGCGTGTCGCCCCCTGCAACACCTCGCCGCGGGGCGCGAAACGCCTCTGAAAATGCGCGGATTCGGCGTCGGTGCGGGTTGGCCCGGCATGTGCAAAGCCTCTCCTCGTCGACACGTCGACACGAG
Protein-coding sequences here:
- a CDS encoding serine/threonine-protein kinase — its product is MSAADDGRNAEIGHESTVPLVLPGPPAERRGVPPSLSERYQDITFVGEGGMGTVYRAMDPRLGRTVALKLLKGDDPELWRRFLGEARAQARIQHEHVCRVYEAGQADGEPYIAMQFIDGEPLSRFRDRLTLEQRVELMREITAAVHEAHRLGIIHRDIKPGNILVERREDGSLKPYIMDFGLAREVSDRGQTRTGVVVGTPAYMPPEQAKGDVRAMDRRSDVFSLGATLYDVIVGHPPFVAEHPWKLLMMVAYEDAPTIGKVHKGVPSELATIVMKCLERDPSRRYDSARALAEDLQRYLDGEPILAKRASIGYVLRKKVRKNKLLASVLALGAVSSLVFGGVWVRAQRQAAEQAELARDLGEGVKEMELFLRAAYAYPLHDVERERDIVRARLGEIAQRMAAAGKVGEGPGHYAIGRGHLALGDPEGAREHLEKAIAAGYSSPDLRYALGRAIGEIYQRALAETRRITNEEERKKKVAELSRELRDPALGHLRAAMGARIEVPAYAEGLIALYEGKNEEAAAKAREAFEKAPWMHEAKKLEADALFAEGSKYRHDAAFDHEKMKSYFEPAARAYAAAANMGRSDPEVHRAECELWEKMGWAALNSNADRQVPFEAGVEACHRAVQASSRDGRSLVQRALFLVARANAVSSSSNAKDSAQATAQAAVDAAEEAVRARPQDVMARYAVATALHERAKVRFARGEEEVSVEEVIVAYERTQELDPLFTWAYNELGQVYMLASDVARLRSQDGRGALENARRQFERALSLDPAFSLPAFMTVEVLVMLLEQDIDQGKNADATVTALLGGLSRLEGRKDHPWRTAFWRARANRMIATYEAALGRDPGGYTRAAIAEIHAFAGESPRDAFFLGEIARCHLVEARHALRRGIDPEALLGAARQAVREADSVRGTTTLSNRILAARIELERVRAVTQLGRARASSFEPVFELVEPTLQKQNDQPQLHRILAEVYALRAAFTWKSGANPRSDIDAGLQRIEMALAKNPHMASAFAVRGQLYLIEARSAHAKAERVEAASRARAAFDAAFQENELLRKDHEDDNREVEAFLR